A genomic segment from Bradyrhizobium sp. CB1015 encodes:
- a CDS encoding SemiSWEET transporter, whose product MDPLVNKLIGFAAGTCTTVAYAPAAIKVWKTRSTGDISLGMFVVMVLGLALWLVYGLFSGDAPLVAANAITMVLAGGILLMKLLHG is encoded by the coding sequence ATGGACCCCCTCGTGAACAAGCTGATCGGCTTCGCCGCCGGCACTTGCACGACCGTGGCCTACGCGCCGGCGGCCATTAAGGTTTGGAAGACCCGCTCCACCGGCGATATCTCGCTCGGCATGTTCGTGGTCATGGTGCTGGGCCTGGCGCTCTGGCTCGTCTACGGCCTGTTCTCGGGCGATGCACCTCTGGTCGCCGCCAACGCCATCACAATGGTGCTCGCCGGCGGCATCCTGCTGATGAAGCTGCTACACGGGTGA
- the ansP gene encoding L-asparagine permease: MTALDVQQTTGNASLDKRSWLESHEEGYHKALGNRQVQMIAIGGAIGTGLFLGAGARLQIAGPSLAIVYLVCGAFSFLILRALGELLLHRPSSGSFVSYAREFLGEKASFVAGWMYFLNWAMTGIADITAVALYMHYWDLFAHLPQWVSALGALLIVGSMNLVGVKWFAEMEFWFALIKVATISLFLVVGTIFFAGGISIAGSAPGIHLITEKGGFFPNGLLPPLVLVQGVVFAFAGVELVGTAAGECSDPKKVLPPAINSVLWRIALFYVGSVVLLVCLLPWTAYEAGQSPFVTFFGALGIPGVGTVINIVVLTAALSSLNSGLYSTGRVLRSLAQGGSAPAFLAKMNRQAVPYAGILLSLAIYVFGVVLNFLVPSQVFEIVLNVASLGILSTWGFIVVCQMMFRRAVSRGEVADVSFKMPGAPVTSWATLAFLVVVLVLMALDYPNGTFTVAATPLIAVLLWAGWRWTAKHRQMLMPTAIPSVVLTQDILEHAPKRAS; the protein is encoded by the coding sequence GTGACTGCACTAGATGTCCAACAGACGACAGGCAACGCTTCTCTCGATAAAAGAAGCTGGCTCGAGTCCCACGAGGAGGGCTACCACAAGGCGCTCGGCAATCGTCAGGTTCAGATGATCGCCATCGGCGGCGCGATCGGCACCGGCCTGTTTCTGGGTGCTGGCGCACGCCTGCAGATCGCCGGTCCGTCACTGGCAATCGTTTATCTGGTTTGCGGCGCCTTCTCATTCCTGATCCTTCGAGCGCTCGGCGAACTGCTGCTTCATCGGCCAAGCAGCGGAAGTTTCGTATCGTATGCCCGCGAGTTCCTCGGCGAGAAGGCGTCCTTCGTCGCCGGCTGGATGTACTTTCTCAACTGGGCAATGACTGGCATCGCCGATATCACCGCGGTCGCCCTCTACATGCACTACTGGGATCTCTTCGCGCATCTGCCACAATGGGTGTCTGCGCTCGGAGCCCTGCTTATCGTTGGTTCCATGAACTTGGTCGGCGTGAAGTGGTTCGCCGAGATGGAATTCTGGTTTGCGCTGATCAAGGTGGCGACAATCTCCTTGTTCCTTGTAGTCGGCACGATCTTTTTCGCTGGTGGCATCTCGATCGCGGGCAGCGCGCCCGGCATACACCTCATTACCGAGAAAGGCGGCTTCTTCCCGAACGGACTCTTACCGCCCCTAGTTCTCGTGCAGGGCGTCGTTTTCGCCTTTGCCGGGGTTGAACTGGTCGGCACGGCAGCTGGCGAATGTTCAGATCCCAAGAAGGTCCTGCCGCCCGCAATCAACAGCGTGCTCTGGCGCATCGCACTGTTCTACGTCGGTTCAGTGGTCCTGCTCGTCTGCCTCTTGCCCTGGACTGCCTACGAGGCGGGCCAGAGTCCGTTCGTCACCTTTTTCGGCGCTCTCGGCATTCCTGGCGTCGGCACGGTGATCAACATCGTCGTTCTGACCGCGGCGCTCTCAAGCCTGAATTCCGGCCTCTACTCGACCGGCCGGGTGCTGAGATCGCTCGCCCAGGGGGGCTCCGCGCCGGCATTTCTCGCCAAGATGAACCGCCAAGCCGTTCCCTATGCCGGCATCCTCCTGAGCCTCGCGATCTACGTGTTCGGAGTCGTGCTCAACTTTCTCGTGCCGTCTCAGGTGTTTGAGATTGTCCTCAACGTTGCTTCGCTCGGCATCCTCAGCACCTGGGGCTTTATCGTCGTCTGCCAGATGATGTTCCGCCGCGCCGTCAGCCGCGGAGAGGTCGCAGACGTCAGCTTCAAGATGCCCGGCGCGCCGGTCACGTCGTGGGCGACACTCGCTTTCCTCGTTGTCGTCCTGGTGCTGATGGCGCTTGATTATCCGAACGGTACCTTCACCGTCGCCGCCACTCCCTTGATCGCCGTACTGCTCTGGGCAGGTTGGCGGTGGACGGCGAAGCATCGTCAGATGCTGATGCCAACGGCCATACCGTCCGTGGTGCTGACGCAAGACATTCTGGAGCACGCGCCCAAACGCGCTTCCTAA
- a CDS encoding ISNCY family transposase has translation MGRLSMATRKELTAAAGVRYRHSDRAKKARILDEFVDITGFHRKHAMRLLRGQEDARPGRGPRRRIYNEAEHNALVLLWEASDRICGKRLKALMPALIEAMERHGHLDLAPEIRAKLLAMSAATIDRVLVPIREKLGRKRRRHTAHSLRRSVPIRTSADWNDPAPGFVEADLVAHSGPSARGSFIQTLVLTDIATGWTECAPLIVREQTLLSTVLTELRKHLPFALLGLDTDNDTVFMNETLKGYCEAANIVFTRCRPYRKNDQAFVEQKNGAVVRRMVGYRRFEGLEAAELLAELYRAARLFVNFFQPSFKLIAKQRDGARVRKTYSAPATPHQRLAADARTPDAVRHHLQEIYAALDPVALLRDIRDAQERLAALADTQPIVHPAAASQSTDRFLACLRTAWKDGAMRPTDRPIVKAKRGRRRPDPLIRATPDLRKWFEAEPWRTGSELLSRLQVEYPGAYPNKLLRTLQRRLKSWRSEQANALLFAPTEKMPPRSEVTTTQ, from the coding sequence ATGGGGCGGCTGAGCATGGCAACGCGGAAGGAACTGACGGCGGCGGCAGGCGTGCGTTATCGGCATTCGGATCGCGCGAAGAAGGCACGAATATTAGATGAGTTCGTCGACATCACTGGGTTTCATCGCAAGCATGCGATGCGACTACTTCGAGGCCAGGAAGACGCACGCCCAGGCCGAGGGCCGCGACGTCGGATCTATAATGAGGCAGAACACAACGCGCTCGTGCTCCTTTGGGAAGCGTCAGACCGGATCTGCGGGAAGCGGCTGAAGGCGTTAATGCCTGCGCTGATAGAGGCGATGGAACGGCATGGCCACCTCGACCTTGCCCCCGAGATCCGCGCCAAGCTTTTGGCGATGAGCGCTGCGACGATTGACCGCGTATTGGTGCCGATCCGAGAAAAATTGGGTCGCAAGCGCCGGCGGCACACAGCGCATTCTCTGCGTCGCAGTGTTCCAATACGGACGTCGGCGGATTGGAACGATCCGGCGCCAGGATTCGTCGAGGCTGACCTTGTAGCGCATAGCGGACCATCTGCGCGCGGCAGCTTTATCCAGACCCTCGTGCTCACCGACATTGCTACTGGCTGGACAGAGTGCGCTCCCCTGATCGTGCGTGAACAGACGCTGTTGAGCACGGTGCTGACGGAATTGCGCAAACATTTGCCTTTTGCGCTGCTCGGCCTCGATACTGACAATGATACGGTGTTCATGAACGAGACGCTGAAAGGCTATTGCGAGGCAGCCAACATTGTCTTCACGCGTTGCCGTCCCTACCGGAAGAATGACCAGGCGTTCGTTGAGCAGAAGAACGGCGCGGTCGTGCGCAGGATGGTCGGCTATCGTCGGTTCGAAGGCCTGGAAGCGGCCGAGCTGCTGGCAGAACTCTATCGAGCAGCGCGGCTGTTCGTAAACTTCTTCCAACCCTCGTTCAAGCTGATAGCCAAGCAGCGCGACGGTGCTCGTGTGCGCAAGACATACAGCGCGCCGGCAACACCCCACCAGCGCCTGGCCGCCGACGCCCGCACGCCTGACGCAGTCCGCCACCATCTCCAAGAAATCTATGCCGCTCTCGATCCGGTCGCGTTGTTGCGCGACATCCGCGACGCGCAGGAGCGCCTCGCGGCCCTCGCGGATACCCAACCAATCGTCCATCCTGCTGCGGCATCGCAATCGACCGATCGCTTCCTGGCATGCCTGCGAACGGCCTGGAAGGACGGAGCTATGCGACCGACGGATCGGCCAATCGTGAAGGCGAAAAGAGGCCGGCGTCGTCCCGACCCGCTCATTCGCGCAACGCCAGATTTGCGAAAATGGTTTGAAGCCGAGCCCTGGCGGACTGGCAGCGAACTGCTCTCCCGCCTGCAGGTGGAATATCCTGGAGCCTACCCGAACAAGCTTCTTCGAACGCTTCAACGGCGGCTTAAATCCTGGCGCAGCGAGCAAGCGAATGCGCTGCTGTTCGCTCCTACGGAGAAAATGCCACCAAGGTCAGAGGTCACGACAACGCAATGA
- a CDS encoding tyrosine-type recombinase/integrase → MCWSLRAFLRYLHHRGLNSRPLADCVPSMRRWKLATLPTYLPAAQVRKALDGCDRETVMGRRDYAILLLLAKLGLRADEVATLTLDDIDWRASEILVRAKGRQRARMPISPDIGAAIVAYLRNGRPKSSCRLPRGNQGDSAYCLTYRCSRARSVASFILLLAWVEEEAGCGDGRGFGAPGLLRWQPLHHCVVVTSDLGGIFSVGANSSAFACSLRQDLSRR, encoded by the coding sequence ATGTGCTGGTCGTTGCGTGCCTTTCTCCGTTACCTCCACCATCGGGGGCTGAACTCGCGCCCGTTGGCGGATTGCGTTCCATCGATGCGCCGATGGAAGCTCGCAACTCTACCGACCTATCTGCCTGCCGCTCAGGTGCGGAAGGCTCTCGACGGTTGCGACCGAGAGACGGTGATGGGACGGCGCGATTACGCCATTCTATTGTTGCTGGCCAAGCTCGGCCTGCGGGCCGACGAGGTTGCGACGCTCACCCTCGACGATATCGACTGGCGCGCCAGCGAGATACTCGTTCGCGCCAAGGGCCGACAGCGTGCACGAATGCCGATATCGCCAGACATTGGCGCGGCTATCGTTGCATATCTGCGCAATGGCCGCCCAAAATCGTCGTGCCGACTGCCGCGCGGCAATCAGGGTGACAGTGCGTATTGCCTCACGTATCGATGCTCCCGGGCGCGATCGGTTGCCTCATTTATTTTGCTCCTGGCTTGGGTTGAGGAGGAGGCCGGGTGCGGAGATGGCCGGGGTTTCGGAGCGCCCGGCCTCCTCCGCTGGCAGCCGCTACATCATTGCGTTGTCGTGACCTCTGACCTTGGTGGCATTTTCTCCGTAGGAGCGAACAGCAGCGCATTCGCTTGCTCGCTGCGCCAGGATTTAAGCCGCCGTTGA
- the ltrA gene encoding group II intron reverse transcriptase/maturase — MEGRDQPEGSLREEARVRTQSRVTLPPNLKRVNAAAKQAAQTRFTALLHHVDEDALLRAFRRQKRQASAGVDGVTVAKYEERLTDNLRDLCGRVHSGRYRPQPVRRVYIPKADGGKRPLGVPALEDKIVQSAVAEVLSAVYEADFLGFSYGFRPGRNPHMALDALHTAIMSQHVNWVLDADIRSFFDSVDHEWLLRMLAHRIADPRILRLIGLWLRAGVLESGEKQETDRGTPQGAGISPLLANVFLHYILDLWVQKWRRRRARGRIVIVRYADDFVMGFENKADAQEMLLALKARLASFGLTLHEDKTRLIEFGRFAALSRQRRGERRPETFAFLGFTHYCGRTRDGRFIVKHKTEGKRLTRKLTALRQEAWRLMHAPLATQHEWFAAVLRGHYGYYGRPHNYPARYCPESFALLIRRRLRFQRVVADRAVACSCSIWSTTPFRQCAAAGPPLS, encoded by the coding sequence ATGGAGGGAAGGGACCAGCCCGAGGGGAGCCTGCGCGAGGAGGCCAGGGTCCGGACACAGAGCCGGGTTACCTTGCCGCCGAACCTCAAGCGGGTGAACGCGGCAGCCAAGCAAGCTGCCCAAACCCGGTTCACGGCCCTGCTGCACCATGTCGACGAAGACGCTCTTCTTCGGGCGTTTCGACGACAAAAGCGGCAGGCCAGCGCGGGGGTCGATGGGGTGACGGTGGCGAAGTACGAAGAGAGGCTGACGGATAACCTCCGCGACCTCTGCGGACGGGTCCACTCCGGTCGTTACCGGCCACAGCCGGTGCGGCGCGTCTACATCCCCAAAGCCGATGGCGGTAAGCGGCCTCTCGGCGTGCCGGCGCTAGAGGACAAGATTGTCCAAAGCGCGGTGGCCGAGGTGCTGAGCGCCGTCTACGAGGCCGACTTCCTCGGGTTCTCCTACGGCTTCCGGCCGGGGCGGAATCCTCACATGGCGCTTGATGCCCTGCATACGGCGATCATGAGCCAGCATGTGAACTGGGTGCTCGATGCCGACATACGCAGCTTCTTCGACTCGGTCGACCACGAGTGGCTATTGCGGATGCTGGCACACAGGATCGCCGATCCTCGCATCTTGCGGCTCATCGGGCTGTGGCTGCGAGCTGGCGTTCTTGAGAGCGGCGAGAAGCAAGAGACGGACAGGGGCACGCCGCAAGGGGCAGGCATCAGCCCGCTCCTTGCCAACGTCTTCCTGCACTACATCCTCGATCTCTGGGTCCAGAAATGGCGTCGTCGCCGCGCACGCGGTCGTATCGTGATCGTGCGCTACGCGGACGACTTCGTCATGGGCTTCGAGAACAAGGCAGATGCGCAGGAAATGCTCTTGGCCCTCAAGGCGCGGCTGGCCAGCTTCGGCCTGACGCTCCATGAGGACAAGACGCGGCTGATCGAGTTTGGCCGGTTCGCGGCCCTCTCGCGTCAGCGGCGGGGCGAGCGGCGGCCAGAGACCTTCGCCTTCCTCGGCTTCACCCACTACTGCGGGCGGACCCGAGATGGCCGGTTCATCGTGAAGCACAAGACGGAAGGGAAACGCCTGACGCGCAAGCTGACGGCGTTGCGCCAGGAGGCCTGGCGGCTCATGCACGCGCCACTGGCCACGCAGCACGAGTGGTTCGCCGCCGTGCTGCGCGGGCACTATGGCTATTATGGCAGGCCGCACAATTATCCAGCGCGGTACTGTCCAGAATCTTTCGCACTTTTGATCAGGCGACGGCTCCGGTTTCAGAGAGTTGTGGCTGATAGAGCGGTCGCATGTTCATGTAGCATTTGGTCGACCACGCCGTTCCGGCAATGTGCCGCAGCCGGGCCGCCGCTAAGTTGA
- a CDS encoding IS256 family transposase produces the protein MGQVIQIDEARIRDHLGEMVRGTVEETLNAMLEAEADQLCGAGRYERSPARQDTRAGSYERTLQTKAGDVNLKVPKLRRQTFETAIIERYRRRESSVEEALIEMYLAGISVRRVEDITEALWGTRVSPSTVSNLNKKIYTKIEAWRNRRIEGEHPYLYLDGIVMKRSWAGEVRNVSLLVASAVNAEGFREILGICEGAKEDKSGWSSFLRHLVDRGLKGVQLVVSDACRGLVESVADYLPEARYQRCMVHFYRNVFSHVPSTRVREVSHMLKAIHAQESRAAADEKARTVIADLRASRMAKAADLVEQAVHETLAYYAFPDIHWRKIRTNNPLERIMKEIRRRTRVVGAFPDGQSCLNLAAARLRHIAGTAWSTKCYMNMRPLYQPQLSETGAVA, from the coding sequence ATGGGTCAGGTGATCCAAATTGATGAGGCCCGGATTCGAGATCACCTGGGCGAGATGGTCCGCGGGACAGTGGAAGAGACACTGAACGCGATGCTGGAGGCCGAAGCGGACCAGCTGTGCGGTGCTGGGCGGTATGAGCGCAGCCCGGCGCGGCAGGACACGCGGGCAGGCAGCTACGAGCGAACGCTGCAGACCAAGGCGGGCGACGTCAATCTGAAGGTTCCGAAGCTACGGCGGCAAACCTTCGAGACGGCGATTATCGAGCGCTACCGGAGGCGGGAGAGCTCGGTTGAGGAGGCGCTGATCGAGATGTATCTGGCCGGGATTTCGGTTCGGCGGGTCGAAGACATCACGGAGGCGCTGTGGGGCACCCGGGTCAGCCCGAGCACAGTGTCGAACCTGAACAAGAAGATCTATACCAAGATCGAGGCGTGGCGGAATCGCAGGATCGAAGGCGAGCATCCGTATCTCTACCTCGACGGCATCGTGATGAAGCGCAGCTGGGCTGGTGAGGTTCGCAACGTGTCGCTGCTGGTGGCCTCGGCGGTCAATGCTGAGGGGTTCCGGGAGATCCTCGGCATCTGTGAAGGCGCCAAGGAGGACAAATCCGGCTGGTCCTCGTTTCTGCGGCATCTCGTCGATCGCGGTCTCAAGGGCGTGCAGCTGGTGGTTTCCGACGCGTGCCGAGGTCTTGTCGAAAGCGTTGCGGATTATCTGCCGGAGGCACGCTATCAACGCTGCATGGTGCATTTTTATCGCAATGTCTTCAGCCACGTGCCGTCGACCCGGGTCCGCGAGGTGAGCCACATGCTCAAGGCCATTCATGCCCAGGAGAGCCGCGCCGCGGCCGACGAGAAAGCCAGGACCGTCATCGCGGATCTGCGGGCCAGCCGTATGGCCAAAGCTGCTGATCTCGTCGAGCAGGCGGTTCACGAGACGCTCGCCTACTATGCCTTTCCGGACATCCATTGGCGGAAGATTCGAACGAACAATCCGCTCGAGCGCATCATGAAGGAGATCCGGCGACGAACCCGTGTCGTCGGCGCCTTCCCCGACGGTCAATCCTGTCTCAACTTAGCGGCGGCCCGGCTGCGGCACATTGCCGGAACGGCGTGGTCGACCAAATGCTACATGAACATGCGACCGCTCTATCAGCCACAACTCTCTGAAACCGGAGCCGTCGCCTGA
- a CDS encoding tyrosine-type recombinase/integrase: MTYRKAELAARDRWEYQRPRTGSCKIAADAPAFILTERGKPYSDKSFTGKFSAWGKAAGITTQCSPHTLRFAAARRLAELGLSLKVIASITGHDSLKEL, encoded by the coding sequence TTGACATACCGAAAGGCGGAGCTGGCAGCACGCGACCGTTGGGAATACCAACGGCCTCGGACAGGATCTTGCAAGATCGCTGCCGATGCGCCTGCATTCATCCTGACTGAACGCGGAAAGCCTTATAGCGATAAGTCGTTCACCGGCAAGTTTTCGGCCTGGGGCAAAGCAGCTGGAATCACAACACAATGCAGTCCCCACACCTTGCGCTTCGCGGCAGCGCGTCGACTGGCCGAGCTGGGCTTATCCTTGAAGGTGATTGCCAGCATAACCGGGCACGACAGCTTGAAAGAGCTGTAA
- a CDS encoding cystathionine gamma-synthase family protein: MVKPFQSKTHIGNHLLHPETLMLTYGYDPQLSEGAIKPPVFLTSTFVFKTAEDGQDFFDYVAGRREPPEGMGAGLVYSRFNHPNSEIVEDRLAIYERTESCALFSSGMAAIATTILALVRPGDVILHSQPLYGGTETLLTNTLARLSIGAVGFASGIDETAVKQASEEAMGKGRVSMILIETPANPTNGLVDVAMIRRTAEAIGKAQGHTPVIACDNTLLGPVFQRPIEHGADLSLYSLTKYVGGHSDLIAGAALGSKAIMKGIKALRGAIGTQLDPHSCWMINRSLETLSLRMEKADANARLVADFLRDHPKVARVHYLGHHEQGSLSGRVFARQCLGAGSTFSFDIVGGKEAAVKFLNALQILKLAVSLGGTESLASLPATMTHSGVPADIRQKIGVLDSTIRLSIGIENPSDLIADLTQALNAA; encoded by the coding sequence ATGGTAAAACCGTTCCAGTCCAAGACCCATATCGGCAATCATCTGCTGCATCCGGAAACCCTGATGCTGACCTATGGCTATGATCCGCAATTGTCGGAGGGCGCCATCAAGCCGCCGGTGTTCCTGACCTCGACCTTCGTGTTCAAGACCGCCGAAGACGGCCAGGACTTCTTCGACTACGTCGCCGGCCGGCGCGAGCCGCCGGAGGGCATGGGCGCGGGCCTGGTCTATTCGCGCTTCAATCATCCCAACAGCGAGATCGTCGAGGACAGGCTCGCGATCTACGAGCGCACCGAGAGTTGCGCGCTGTTCTCATCTGGCATGGCGGCCATCGCAACCACGATCCTGGCCCTCGTCCGCCCCGGCGATGTCATCCTGCACTCGCAGCCGCTCTATGGCGGGACGGAGACCCTGCTGACGAACACGCTTGCGCGTCTGTCGATCGGTGCCGTCGGCTTTGCCAGCGGAATCGACGAGACGGCAGTCAAGCAGGCCTCGGAGGAGGCCATGGGCAAGGGGCGGGTTTCGATGATCCTGATCGAGACGCCCGCCAATCCGACCAACGGCCTCGTCGACGTCGCAATGATCCGCCGCACCGCCGAAGCCATCGGCAAGGCTCAGGGACACACGCCGGTCATTGCCTGCGACAACACGCTGCTCGGGCCGGTGTTTCAGCGACCGATCGAGCACGGCGCGGATCTGTCGCTGTATTCGCTGACCAAATATGTCGGCGGCCATTCCGACCTGATCGCGGGCGCTGCGCTCGGATCGAAGGCGATCATGAAAGGTATCAAGGCGCTGCGCGGCGCCATCGGCACCCAGCTCGATCCGCATTCCTGCTGGATGATCAACCGTTCGCTCGAGACGCTCAGCCTGCGGATGGAGAAGGCCGATGCGAATGCGCGGCTCGTGGCGGACTTCCTGCGCGACCACCCGAAGGTCGCCAGGGTGCACTACCTCGGTCACCACGAGCAGGGCTCGCTGTCCGGCCGTGTGTTCGCGCGGCAATGCCTGGGTGCGGGCTCGACGTTCTCGTTCGACATCGTCGGCGGCAAGGAGGCGGCGGTGAAATTCCTCAACGCGCTGCAGATCCTCAAGCTGGCGGTGAGCCTTGGCGGCACGGAATCGCTCGCAAGCCTGCCGGCGACGATGACCCATTCCGGTGTTCCCGCCGACATTCGCCAAAAGATCGGCGTGCTAGATTCCACCATCCGGCTGTCGATCGGGATCGAGAACCCGTCGGATCTGATCGCGGACCTCACGCAGGCGCTGAACGCGGCTTGA
- a CDS encoding NEL domain-containing protein, with protein MLAAWRTSAEEPGAEEYALFLGKLFESVNSDNQEFQQSVANDLREAAKNPQLRAQYFQLAADANQTCEDRRTLTWNGMQTARLIADVENGVYDDRARPPDLIDLGRVMFRVDALEGTAREKAHSLGSVGRAENIDAIEVYVAYQNKLRERLGLQHVAPNMRFFEVSGVTDADVDSAEITVRSKEAAEFADYLATDWQPWDDVVSRIALHAHAAMQDQLIDAMGEEFDNRLEQQLADRDLSGTDSDLVEDAKRELGAEVRKEIAREIKGALRDRVLNDHGLRL; from the coding sequence GTGCTGGCCGCTTGGCGGACCTCTGCAGAGGAGCCGGGCGCTGAAGAGTACGCGCTTTTCCTCGGCAAGCTGTTCGAGTCCGTCAACTCTGACAATCAGGAATTCCAGCAGTCGGTGGCGAATGATCTACGCGAGGCGGCGAAGAACCCGCAATTGCGTGCGCAGTATTTTCAACTGGCCGCCGATGCCAACCAGACCTGCGAGGATCGCAGAACGTTGACTTGGAACGGTATGCAAACAGCACGTCTCATCGCAGACGTGGAGAACGGCGTCTATGACGATAGGGCGCGGCCTCCCGATCTCATCGATCTGGGGCGCGTCATGTTCCGCGTGGATGCTCTGGAAGGGACCGCGCGCGAGAAGGCTCACTCGCTCGGCTCCGTCGGCAGAGCCGAAAACATCGATGCCATCGAGGTCTATGTTGCTTATCAGAACAAGCTACGCGAGCGGCTGGGACTGCAGCACGTCGCGCCGAATATGCGCTTCTTTGAAGTTTCCGGCGTCACCGACGCTGACGTTGACAGTGCAGAGATAACCGTGCGGAGTAAGGAGGCGGCGGAATTTGCTGACTATTTGGCGACGGACTGGCAACCTTGGGACGATGTGGTTTCTCGCATCGCCCTGCACGCCCATGCTGCGATGCAGGACCAACTCATTGATGCAATGGGCGAAGAGTTCGACAACAGACTGGAGCAACAGCTCGCCGACAGAGACTTGAGTGGAACTGATTCTGATCTCGTCGAGGATGCCAAGCGAGAATTAGGTGCCGAGGTCCGTAAGGAAATTGCCCGCGAGATCAAGGGCGCTCTAAGGGATAGGGTGCTCAATGATCACGGCCTCCGGCTGTGA